Proteins found in one Chloroflexota bacterium genomic segment:
- a CDS encoding SDR family oxidoreductase produces the protein MKILVTGGAGFIGSHLCEKLLKEGHDVVCVDNLITGSMANISHLISQPGFEFLFHDVTQPLDLETEAIFHLASPASPPGYLNYPLETSLVNSLGTYLLLDLAKRHQAKFLLASTSEAYGDPLEHPQREDYWGNVNPIGLRSCYDESKRFAESLTMTYVRQFDLDARIIRIFNCYGPHSDPNDGRVVPNFVTQALKGEPITVYGSGMQTRSLCYISDMVEGIWRAMFTEGTKGQVYNLGTPEEHTVLEFAELIKRLCISDSPIIFLPLLSEDDPVRRCPDISKAREQLGWEPKLGLKEGLEKTIAWFQVRLTAPLEEKR, from the coding sequence GTGAAGATATTAGTGACCGGTGGTGCGGGTTTTATCGGCTCACATCTTTGTGAAAAACTTCTGAAAGAAGGACACGATGTTGTTTGTGTCGATAATCTGATCACGGGTAGTATGGCTAATATCAGCCACTTAATATCTCAGCCGGGATTCGAATTTCTCTTTCACGATGTTACGCAACCACTCGATTTGGAGACCGAAGCGATCTTTCATTTGGCCAGCCCGGCCAGCCCACCGGGGTATTTGAATTACCCTCTGGAAACCTCGCTGGTCAACAGCCTGGGCACCTATCTCCTGTTAGATCTAGCTAAGCGCCACCAAGCTAAATTCCTTCTCGCTTCTACCTCAGAGGCCTATGGCGATCCCCTCGAGCATCCCCAGCGGGAGGATTATTGGGGCAACGTCAATCCGATCGGTCTACGGAGCTGTTATGATGAGAGCAAGCGTTTTGCCGAATCGCTTACGATGACTTACGTTCGTCAGTTCGACCTGGACGCACGCATCATTCGTATCTTCAACTGTTATGGCCCTCATTCCGACCCGAATGATGGACGTGTTGTGCCGAACTTTGTTACTCAAGCGCTTAAAGGGGAGCCAATCACCGTATATGGTTCAGGTATGCAGACGCGTAGTCTCTGCTATATCTCCGATATGGTAGAGGGGATATGGCGGGCTATGTTCACTGAGGGTACGAAGGGGCAGGTCTATAACCTGGGCACGCCTGAAGAGCATACGGTCCTGGAATTCGCTGAGCTGATTAAACGTCTCTGCATCTCTGACTCGCCGATCATTTTTTTGCCGCTCCTCAGCGAGGATGACCCAGTACGGCGCTGTCCGGATATAAGCAAAGCCAGAGAACAGTTAGGCTGGGAGCCCAAATTAGGACTTAAAGAAGGGCTGGAAAAGACTATCGCCTGGTTTCAGGTCAGGTTGACTGCTCCCTTAGAGGAAAAGCGGTGA